The Aedes aegypti strain LVP_AGWG chromosome 3, AaegL5.0 Primary Assembly, whole genome shotgun sequence genome contains a region encoding:
- the LOC5576705 gene encoding CD2 antigen cytoplasmic tail-binding protein 2 homolog isoform X2 — translation MRLSEYNVLDGNDIEGEEDGISRVDDEVKITPFNMKEEMEEGHFDADGHYLWKKGAEIRDNWLDNIDWVKIKNDPNYKEKKEDELRGLADSDSDDEEDEKAKGFDSSKTYQNILDMMEPKETIKKALQRIGKKTAKLTTAQRWKMKKAGTLDDSSEKVTRLTELANEILTREGNMDIYDETYEMIQKKVNDSKPVPEDELDMYADDFDSKEKSKLKDDDPKDSSGVDQPSTSTSQEREEKPLLMWEYKEQQEADQIHGPFSTEQMQKYADEGRFSSGAFVRKVGAEDSRFYSAARIDFDLYL, via the exons ATGAGGCTCAGTGA ATACAATGTTCTGGACGGGAACGATATCGAAGGCGAGGAGGATGGCATTTCCCGAGTGGACGATGAAGTTAAAATCACCCCTTTCAATATGAAGGAGGAAATGGAGGAGGGACATTTCGATGCGGATGGGCACTATTTGTGGAAGAAAGGAGCGGAAATTCGAGATAATTGGTTGGATAATATAGATTGGGTCAAAATTAAGAATGACCCAAACTATAAGGAGAAAAAAGAGGACGAGTTGAGAGGACTGGCAGACTCGGACTCGGATGATGAGGAAGACGAGAAAGCTAAAGGATTTGATTCCTCAaaaacctatcaaaatattctcGATATGATGGAACCGAAAGAAACTATAAAGAAGGCTCTTCAAAGGATTGGCAAAAAGACGGCAAAGTTAACCACCGCACAGCGTTGGAAGATGAAAAAGGCCGGTACTTTGGATGATTCAAGCGAGAAGGTTACGCGTTTGACCGAACTGGCCAATGAAATTCTCACGCGGGAAGGCAACATGGACATTTACGATGAAACCTACGAGATGATACAGAAAAAGGTCAACGATTCCAAGCCGGTTCCGGAGGATGAGCTGGACATGTATGCCGACGACTTCGACAGTAAGGAGAAGAGCAAACTAAAGGATGATGATCCTAAGGATTCTTCAGGTGTCGATCAGCCTTCCACATCCACCAGTCAGGAACGGGAAGAAAAGCCCCTGCTTATGTGGGAGTACAAAGAACAGCAAGAGGCAGATCAAATCCATGGCCCGTTCAGTACCGAGCAGATGCAAAAGTACGCCGATGAAGGGCGGTTTAGTAGCGGTGCGTTTGTAAGAAAGGTAGGTGCCGAGGATTCTCGCTTTTACTCTGCTGCCAGAATTGATTTCGATCTGTATTTGTAA
- the LOC5576705 gene encoding CD2 antigen cytoplasmic tail-binding protein 2 homolog isoform X1: MSKRTASEVAEEDNYLDDLVRDKQSNRPSTSKHTLDSDEEDSGEDEAQYNVLDGNDIEGEEDGISRVDDEVKITPFNMKEEMEEGHFDADGHYLWKKGAEIRDNWLDNIDWVKIKNDPNYKEKKEDELRGLADSDSDDEEDEKAKGFDSSKTYQNILDMMEPKETIKKALQRIGKKTAKLTTAQRWKMKKAGTLDDSSEKVTRLTELANEILTREGNMDIYDETYEMIQKKVNDSKPVPEDELDMYADDFDSKEKSKLKDDDPKDSSGVDQPSTSTSQEREEKPLLMWEYKEQQEADQIHGPFSTEQMQKYADEGRFSSGAFVRKVGAEDSRFYSAARIDFDLYL, from the exons atgtccaaacgCACCGCTTCGGAAGTTGCCGAAGAGGACAACTACCTGGACGATCTGGTAAGGGATAAGCAGAGCAATCGGCCGTCCACCAGCAAACATACGCTCGATTCGGACGAAGAGGACAGCGGCGAGGATGAGGCTCA ATACAATGTTCTGGACGGGAACGATATCGAAGGCGAGGAGGATGGCATTTCCCGAGTGGACGATGAAGTTAAAATCACCCCTTTCAATATGAAGGAGGAAATGGAGGAGGGACATTTCGATGCGGATGGGCACTATTTGTGGAAGAAAGGAGCGGAAATTCGAGATAATTGGTTGGATAATATAGATTGGGTCAAAATTAAGAATGACCCAAACTATAAGGAGAAAAAAGAGGACGAGTTGAGAGGACTGGCAGACTCGGACTCGGATGATGAGGAAGACGAGAAAGCTAAAGGATTTGATTCCTCAaaaacctatcaaaatattctcGATATGATGGAACCGAAAGAAACTATAAAGAAGGCTCTTCAAAGGATTGGCAAAAAGACGGCAAAGTTAACCACCGCACAGCGTTGGAAGATGAAAAAGGCCGGTACTTTGGATGATTCAAGCGAGAAGGTTACGCGTTTGACCGAACTGGCCAATGAAATTCTCACGCGGGAAGGCAACATGGACATTTACGATGAAACCTACGAGATGATACAGAAAAAGGTCAACGATTCCAAGCCGGTTCCGGAGGATGAGCTGGACATGTATGCCGACGACTTCGACAGTAAGGAGAAGAGCAAACTAAAGGATGATGATCCTAAGGATTCTTCAGGTGTCGATCAGCCTTCCACATCCACCAGTCAGGAACGGGAAGAAAAGCCCCTGCTTATGTGGGAGTACAAAGAACAGCAAGAGGCAGATCAAATCCATGGCCCGTTCAGTACCGAGCAGATGCAAAAGTACGCCGATGAAGGGCGGTTTAGTAGCGGTGCGTTTGTAAGAAAGGTAGGTGCCGAGGATTCTCGCTTTTACTCTGCTGCCAGAATTGATTTCGATCTGTATTTGTAA